A stretch of DNA from Oryzomicrobium terrae:
CGTCTATGGCGTCACCGCTGACTACCAGGCCACCCGCGACAGCTGGGAGTGGTACCGCCGTGAGGCGGAGAAGGCCGGGGTCGAGATCGTCGGCGCCGACTTTGCCCCCCTGGGCAACCGGGACTACTCCTCGATTGTGGACAAGATCGCCCGTTCCAACGCCGACGGCGTGGCCCTGTTCATGACCGGCTCCGACGCCGTGACCATGGTCAAGCAAGCCGGCCAGGTGGATCTGGGCAAGACGCGCAAGATATTCGGCCCAGTGATCGCCGACGAAACCATGGCGGCGGGGGTGGGCCCCGCCTCCATCGGCGTCTATTCCGGGGTGCGCTACCACTTCAGCGTCGATAACCCGGCCAACCGCAAGTTCGTCGAAGCCTTCCGTAAGAAATACAACGAACTGCCCTCCAGCGCCGCCGGCGAAGCCTACGACGGCATGGCCTGGTGGCTCGACGTCGTCGAGCAGACCGGCTCCTGGGACAAGGAGAAATGGGTCGCGGCCTTCGAGAACAGCGTCCGCGACAACTCGGTGGAAGGGCGCAAGGCCATGCGCGCCTGCGACCACCAGGCCATGCAGGACGGCCTGTGGGGCGTGGTCGAGAAGGGCGTCGCCCCGGCGCCGGCCTACACCATGAAGATCGCCAAGGTGTTCCCGCCCAACGCCGTCTTCGACGCCTGTCAGCCCTGAGCACGCCTGCTGCTCGCCCCCGGGCGGCGCGTCCGGCCTAGCGCCTGACCGTCGCCCCGAGGGGCCGGGTTTCCCGCCGGTGCCGCGCGCACCGGCCGACTGACCGATGGAAGGAGTCCCCCGGAGGCGGCTTGGCCGACCTCCCGGGCGGTGCTCGTCCTTCCGCTGCGGAGATACTCAATGTCCACCCTCATCATCGGGCTCAGCCTGGGGATGCTGCTGTTCCTGCTCGCCTCGGGGCTGACCCTCATCTTCGGCATGCTGGGCGTGATCAACTTCGCTCATGGCGCCCTCTACATGCTCGGGGCCTACATCGCTTTCGACATCGGCCGCCACACCGGCTCCTTCGTCGCCGGGCTGATCGGCGCCACCGTGCTGGTGGCCGTCGCCGGCGCCCTGATCGAGCGCCTGGCCCTGCGTCCGCTCTACAACCGGCCCCACTTCTACCAGTTGATCCTGACCTTCGGCGTGATCCTGGTGATCAGCGAGCTGGTCAAGATCGTCTGGGGCCTGGGCTACCAGGAATCGACCATGCCCGAGGCCCTGGCCGGCACGGTGGAGCTGTTCGGCAGCACCATCCCGGTCTACCGCCTGTTCGTCATCGGTTTCGGCGCCCTGGTCTCCGGCGGCCTGTTCCTGCTCATCGAGAAGAGCACCTTCGGCATGCTGGTGCGGGCCGCCAGCAGCGACGGCGAAATGGTGCGCCTGCTCGGCCTGCCCGTGTCGTCGGTGCGCATGGCCGTGTTCGCCCTCGGCTCGGGGCTGGCCGGCCTGGCCGGCGCCATCGCCGCGCCGCTCTTTCCCATCGAGCTGGGCATGGCCACCAACACCATCATCGACTGCTTCATCGTCGTCATCCTCGGCGGCCTGGGCAACATCCGCGGCGCCGTGGCGGCTTCGCTGCTGATCGGCCTGGTGCGCGCCATCGGTTACTCCTACATGCCGAGCTGGGTGGACATCCTCACCTTCGCCCTGCTCATCGCGACCCTGCTCACCCGGCCCCAGGGCCTCTTCTTCCGCGCAACGAGGTCCGCATGAACGTCTCCCGTTTCGACCTGTGGCTGGGCCTGCCCCTGGCGGCCATCGCCCTGCTGCTGCCGTTCTCCGGCCCGAGCGATTTCGTGCTCAACCTGGCGACCCTGGTGATGATCTGGGCAATCTTCGCCATCGGCTTCGACTTCGTCTTCGGCCTGCTCGGCATGGTCTCCTTCGGCCACGCCAGCTTCCTCGGCCTGGGGGGCTACGCCCTGGCCCTGGCCACCCAGCTGTGGGTGCTGCCCTTCAGCGCCGGCCTGGGCCTGGCGATCGTCGTCGGCGCCTTGTGCGCCTGGTTGTTCAGCTTCTTCGCCCTGCGCGTCTCGGGCATTTTCTTTGCCCTGGTCACCTTGGCCCTGTCCCAGCTGCTCTACATCCTGGCCGACTCCAAGCTGCGCGCCTGGACCGGCGGCGCCGACGGCCTGCCCGGGGTGGAGCGGCCCGGCCTGGGCGGTATCGACTTCTTCGACTCGACCCACTTCTACTGGTACGTGGTGGCGGTGTTCGCCCTGGTCATGGCGGCGGTGGCAGTGCTGCGCCGCTCGCCCTTCGGCCGGGTCATCGCCGGCATCCGCCAGAACGAGACGCGGGCCGAGCAGTTGGGCTTCGACGTGCACCGCTACAAGCAGATCACCTTCATCGTCTCCGGCGGCATCAGCGGCCTGGCCGGAGCCCTGCTGGCCTCCCTGCTGATGTACGTGAACCCGCAGATGCTGCATTGGACCACCTCCGGCGACGTCATCATCATGACCCTGCTCGGCGGCGCCGGCACCCTGTGGGGGCCGGTGGTGGGCGTGCTCGCCTTCGAGGTGCTCAAGGAGTGGCTGAGCGGCTGGACCCAATACTGGTACGGCGTGCTCGGCCTGGTCTTCATCCTCGCCACCCTGTTCTTCCCCAAGGGCATCGTCGGCGAATTGCAGGAGCGCTTTGGGCAATGGCAGGACAAGGCCGCCCGGCGCGACGGGAGGTCCTCATGAACGACATCGCCCTGAAATGCGACGGCGTGACGGTGAGCTACGGCGCCCTCAAGGCTATCGACGGTGTCAGCCATTCGTTCGAGAAGGGCCGCATCTACGGGCTGATCGGCCCCAACGGGGCGGGCAAGACCACCCTGCTCAACGTTCTGGCCGGGCGGCAGATGCGCCATAGCGGCAGCATCCACTGCTTCGGCGCCGACATCACCCGCACCCCGCCCCACGAGCGCGCCCACCTGGGCATCGGCCGCAGCTTCCAGATCACCAAGATCTTTGCCGAGATGACGGTGCTGGACAACCTGCGCATCGCCGCCCAGATCAAGCACTCGCGCTTCCAGCCGTTCTGGATCGCGCCGCGCTACGAGCGGCGCCTGGCCGGCGACATCGACGCCATGCTCGAACTGACCGGGCTCACCGCCCGCCGCGACGCCATCGCCGGGACCCTCTCCTACGGTCTGCAACGGGCCCTGGAATTGGGCATCACCCTGATGCCGGACCCGCGCATCCTGCTCCTCGACGAGCCCCTGGCCGGGGTCGGCCAGCACGAGATCGAAAGCTCGACGCGCCTGATCAAGGCCGTGTCGGCCGGGCGCACCGTGTTGCTGATCGAGCACAACATGGACGCCATCATGTCGCTCTCCGAGGAGATTGTGGTGATGAGCAACGGCCGGGTGATCGCCGTCGGCGCCCCGGAACAGATCCGCAACGACGCCACCGTGCGCTCGGTTTATCTCGGGGAGGATGCATCGTGATCGCACTCGAACACGCCAGCGTCAAGTACGGCCACGCCCTGGCCCTGGAAGACATTTCGATCGAGGTCGGGCTGCACGAGATCGTCGCCATCGTCGGCCGCAACGGCGCCGGCAAATCCACCACCCTCAAGACCCTGGTCGGCCTGCTGCCGCTGGTGGCGGGGCGGCGGGTGTTCGGCGAGCGCGACATCTCGCGCCTGTCGGTGGAGCAGATCGCCCGTCTGGGCATCGCCCTGGTGCCCGACACCCGGCGCATCTTCCCCAACCTGTCGGTGCGCGAAAACCTGCGCATCGGCGCCGTCGCCCACCAGCCCGGCTACTGGACCGAGGCGCGGGTACTGGAGATCTTCCCCCGCCTGGGCGAGCGCATCGACTTCGGCGGCGACCAGTTGTCCGGCGGCGAACAGCAGATGCTGGCGATTGCCCGGGCCCTGCTCGGCAACCCGCGCATCCTGCTCCTCGACGAGCCCACCGAGGGCCTGGCGCCCCTGATCGTGGACCAGCTGGTGGAGGTGTTCGCCCACGTCCACCGCCAGGGCACCGGCATCGTCCTGGTCGAGCAGAACCTCAAGGTGCCGATGAAGCTGGCCCACCGCCAGTACGTGCTCGACCACGGCCAGGTGGTCTGGTCGGGCACCTCGGCCGAACTGCAACAACAGCGGCAACTCGTGGAAAACCTCATCACTACCGGAGCGGCACAATGAGCAAGCAGAACCTCTACATCGTCGGCGTCGGCATCACCCACTTCGCCAAGCACCCGGACAAGACCGTCAAGGACCTGGTCCGCGAGGTCGTCGAGGGCGCCCTCCAGGACGCCGGCTGTGGCCGCGAGCTGATCCAGGCCGCCTACTTCGCCACCGCCGGCCAGGGGGTGATCGAAGGCCAGCACATGGTGGCCGGCGAGGTGGCCCTCAAGGCCATGGGCATCACCGGCATCCCGGTGACCAACGTCGAGAACGCCTGCGCCAGCTCCAGTACCGCCCTCAACGCCGCCCAGCTGTACGTGGCCGCCGGCGCCGGCGACATCTGCCTGGCGGTGGGCGTGGACAAGCTGTTCTCGCCGGACAAGGAAAAGAGCTTCAGCGTCTTCGACGGCGCCTTCGACGTGAACAACCGGGACGGCCAGCTGGCCCTGCTGCACGGCCTGGCGCCGACGATCAAGCCGCCGGCGGGGACCAAGGAAGCGGACCAGCGCAGCATCTTCATGGATATCTACGCCAGCTTGGCGCGGCTGCACATGGAGCGCTTCGGCACCACCCAGCGCCAGATCGCCGCGGTGGCCGCCAAGAACCACGTCCATTCCACCCGCAACCCCCTGGCCCAGTTCCAGTACCCCCTGACCATCGACGAGGTGCTGGCGGCGCGCACCATCGCCTGGCCCCTCACCCTGCCCATGTGCGCCCCCATCGGCGACGGGGCGGCGGCGGCCATCGTCTGCAACGAGGATGGCCTGCGCAAACTTGAGCGCAGCCGCGCCGTGCGTCTCATGGCCAGCGTGCTGCGCACCGCCACCGAGCGGCCCGCCGACCAGTACGAGCGCCACCTCTGCCACCTGGCCGCCTTCGAAGCCTACGAGCGGGCCGGGGTCGGCCCCGAGGACATGTCCCTGGCCGAGGTGCACGACGCCACCGCCTTCGCCGAGATCCAGCAGACCGAGGCCCTGGGCTTCTGTCCCTTTGGCGAGGGCGGCCCGATGGCCGAATCCGGCGCCACCAGCCTGGGCGGGCGCATCCCCATCAACGTCTCCGGCGGCCTGCTCTCCCGCGGCCACCCGATCGGCGCCACCGGCCTCGCCCAGGTCTACGAGATGGTCACCCAGCTGCGCGGCGAGGCCGGCGCCCGCCAGGTGGACAACGCCCGCTTTGCCATCGCCGAGAACGGCGGCGGCTTCAACGGCGTCGAAGAAGCCGTCACCTGCATCACCATCCTGGGCCGCTGATGCGGCGGATCGTCCCTCCGCCCCTTTTCTTGCCGAGAGAGCCATGCATCTGAACCAACTGTTCCAACGCACCGTGCGCCTGCACGGCGACCGCCCCGCCCTGGCCCGCGGCCGGGGCCCGAGCCTGACCTACCGGGAACTGAACCGCCGCGTCGGCGCCCTGGCCGGCTGGCTGCGCCACGACCTGGGCCTGCAACCCGGCGACCGGGTCACCCTGGCGATGAAGAACTGCATCCAGTACGCCGAGGCCCAGCTCGCCATCTGGCACGCCGGCCTGTGCGCCGTGCCGGTCAACGCCAAGCTGCACCCCAACGAGCTGGAATACGTGCTGCAAAATTCCGGCTCTGCCGCCTGCCTGTCCAGCGGTGACCTGTACCAGGGGTTGCTGCCGGTGGCCGAACGCCTGCCCGGCCTGCAGCTGATCGACGTGGAGGCGGCCGACTACGCCGCCGCCCTGGCCCGGGAGCCGATTGCCCCGGTAGCCGGCGACGGCGGCGACATCGCCTGGTTGTTCTACACCAGCGGCACCACCGGGCGGCCGAAGGGGGTGATGCTGACCCACGACAACCTGCTCGCCACCTCTCTCAACTTCTACGCCGACGTCCAGCCTCTCAATGGCGACGACGTGCTGGTGCACGTGGCCCCCATGTCCCACGGCAGCGGCCTGTACGGCGTGCCCTATTTCATCCGCGGCGCCTTGCAGGTGGTGCCCGAGAGCGGTGGCTTCGACGAAGCCGAACTGTTCGAACTGCTCGGCCACTACCGCTCGGCCAGCCTGTTCGCCGCGCCGACCATCGTCCAGCGCATGATCCAGCACGTGGACGCCCACGGCAGCGCCTTCCCCGGCCTGCGTGCCCTGATCGTCGGTGGTGCGCCGTTCTACGTCGAAGACATCAAGGCGGCGGTGGCCTGCTTTGGCCCGCGCATCGCCCAGATCTACGGCCAGGGCGAAAGCCCGATGTCGATCACCGCCCTGTCGGCGGAACAGACCGCCGCCGCCGTGGCCAGCAACGACCTGGCCGTGCTGGCCTCGGTGGGGGCCAGCCAGACCTCGGTGGAGGTGGCGGTGCTCGGCCCCGATGGCCAGCCGGCCCCGGTCGGCACCCTGGGCGAGGTGGTGGCCCGGGGCCCCTCGGTGATGAAGGGCTACTGGAACAACCCGGAGGCCACCCGCCAGACCCTGGCCGGCGGCTGGCTGCACACCGGCGACGTGGGCGTGCTCGACGAGCGCGGCCTGCTCCAGCTTAAAGACCGCTCTAAGGACGTCATCATCAGCGGCGGCACCAACATCTACCCCCGGGAAGTGGAGGAGGTGCTGCTCCAGCACGCCGCGGTCCAGGAGGTGTCGGTGATCGGCGTGGCCGACCGGGAATGGGGCGAGTCGATCGCCGCCTTCGTCGTCTGCCAGGACGGTGTCACGGTCAGCGAGGCCGAACTGGAAGCCCTCTGCCTGCGCTCCATTGCCCGCTTCAAACGGCCGCGTTGGTACTTCTTCGTCGCCGAACTGCCGAAGAACAGCACTGGTAAAGTGCTGAAAACCGAACTGCGCAAACTCGCCACGCCGACCTCATGACCGACGCCGACGCCAATCCCCTCTTTGCCCGCCAGACCGCCAGCCAGACCGAAAAGGCCTATTGCGCCCTCGAAGAGATGGTCGTTACCGGCGAGCTGCCGCCGGGCAGCCAGTGGTCCGAAGCCGCCCTGAGCGAAAAGGTCGGCTTCGGCCGCACCCCCACCCGGGAGGCCCTGCACAAGCTGGCCTACCAGCGCCTGGTGCACATCGCGCCGCGGCAGGGGGTGTTCATCTCCGAGATCGACTACCAGGGCCAGCTTAAGATCATCCAGGCGCGCCGCGAGATCGAGCGCCTGATCGTCGCCCAGGCGGCCCTGTGCGCCAGCGCCGCCGAGCGGGCCGCGTTGCGTCAGCTGGCGAGCGAACTGGAGGGGCTGAAGACCCTCAACGACATGCGGGTCTACATGCGGCTGCACTTCTGCCTCACCAGCCGGCTCGGCGAGGCGGCGCGCAACACCTATGCCGCCGAGTTCTACGCCATGCTGCAGACCCTGGCGCGGCGCTTCCTGTATTTCCACCAGAAGCGCCATTCCAACCTGGTGCAGATCTGCGACCTGCACATCGCCCAGATCAACGCCATCGCCGATGGCGACGCGGAGCGGGCGATGGCGGCGGCCACGGCGCGCAACGATTATGCCGAGCAACTGGCGCGCAACATCCTGATGGAACTGATCGTCACCTCGGCGGTGACGATCAGCCCGGCCGAGCGCTGAGCGGGCTCGGCCAGGTCGCGGAGTGTGCGGGATCTGCGCCTCGACCTGTGCCGAAAGACCGATAACCAACGAGGTGCGCCGCTACCGGCAGGCGTACCCAGGAGACGTTCCATGACCCCACCCCAACCGGGCCGCCGCGCCCTCGTCACCGGCTCGCTGCAAGGCATCGGGCTGGCCATCGCCACCGCCCTGGCCGCAGAGCAATGCCACTTGGTCCTGCACGGGCTGGGGGACGCCGAGCAGCAGGAAAATGCCCGCCAGACGGTGCTTGCCGCCGGCGCCCTGTCGGTCACCGTCCATGGCCACGACCTGAGCGACGCCACCCAGGTCCAGGCCTTGATGGCTGCCGTCCTGGCCGACGGCCCCCTGGACATCCTGGTCAACAACGCCGGCATCCAGCAGACCGTGCCCCTGGCTGAGGTGCCCCTGGAACTGTGGCAGCGCTTTCTGGCGGTGAACCTGTCGGCCGCCTTCCTCACCATGCAGGCCGCCCTGCCGCGCATGGCGGCGCGGGGCTACGGCCGGGTGGTGAACATCGCCTCGGTGCACGGCCTGGTGGCCTCGCCGCACAAGGCGCCTTACGTGGCCTCCAAGTTCGGCCTGGTCGGGGTGAGCAAGGTGGCGGCCCTGGAGTACGCCCGGGCCGGCAGCCGGGAGCAGGGCGGCGTGACGGTCAACTGCATCTGCCCGGGCTGGACCGAGACCACCCTGCTCGAACCCCAGATACTGGACCGGGCCGCCCAAGTCGGTGGCGACCGGGAAGCCGGGGTGCGTTCACTGCTCGCCGAGAAGCAGCCGAGTCAGCGCATGTCGCTGCCGGCCGAGATTGCTCAGCTGGCGGCCTGGCTGTGCCACCCCGTGGCCCACAACATCACCGGGGCGGCGATTCCCGTCGAGGGCGGCTGGACCAGCCAGTAAGCGGGATGGAGCGGCGCCATTGCGCCGCGACCATGAGCGTGCGAGCGGCGCGGGGGGCCCCCTCCCGCCGCCTTACGGCCTGACCGTTACTCAAAGGAAATTTCGCTCGGCTTGACCACCGGGCGGCTGTCCTCTTGCCAGCCCTCGAAGCCCCCCGCCAGGGACACCACGTTCTCGAAACCCATGGCGTGCAGGGCGACCACGGACAGTGCCGCCCGGCCGCTGGTCTTGCAATAGACGATGATCGGACGGGTCACGTCCTGCAGCGCCGGGTCGTTGGAAATCTTGAATTCGAGCATGCCGCGGGGAATGTTCACCGCGCCGGGCAGATGCCCCTGGCGGTACTCGTCGGGCTCCCGGACATCGAGCAGCAAGGTGTCCGGTTCGGACATCCGCGCGTGGATGTCCGCCGGGGAGCATTCCTGGATGGACTTCTTGGCGGCTTGGACCAGGGTATGGGCAGGCGTGAACATGGATGTCTCCAGTAGGGGCAGCGAAAAGCGGTCGAGCCGGGCAGCGGTCGCCCGGAGAATAAGACTTCTCTAATCTAGCATGGCGTGCGGCGCCGTTGCTTCCGGGTTCGATCGGCCGGCCGCCGCGTGGTTGCCGCTTGCACCGACCCGCGCCGGGATTGGCAGGACGGATGGCCGCCTGGCGGGAGTCGGGCGGAGCGGGGCGGTGCCGCGGGCGGTGCCGCGGGCGGACCCGTGGGGGCTCCCTGCCGAATTTACCGATTGCCGCGGCCGGCGCGGGGCCTACACTGGAGGCTCTTTCTTCCCCCTTCGCCGCAATCATCATGACGCGCCGCCCCCCTGCCGACCTGCCCCTGGTCTATTCCTGCTCGGGCTGTTCCAGCGCCGCCCAACTGGCCAACCACATCGCCGTGCGCCTGGACCGGCAGGACGAGGCCGAGATGTCCTGCATCGCCGGGGTCGGCGGCGACGTGCCGCACCTGGTGCGCATCGCCCGTTCCGGCCGGCCGATCCTGGCCCTGGACGGCTGCCCGCTGCAATGCGTCAAACACAGCCTGGCCCAGCGTGGGGTGGTGCCGACCCGTCAGCTGTTGCTCCACGAGTACGGCATCAAGAAGCGCATGCGCACCGATTTCGACCTGGACGATGCCCATCGGTTGCTCGATGTGGCGGTGGCTGCCGCCCGCGCCCTGCGCACTACGGCCCCTGCGGAGTCCGACGCCGGCGCCGCCGCGGTGGATGTGCCCGGCTCCCCCGCTACGGTGGAGGCGTAAATGGCCAAGGTCGCGATCTGGGTCGATGCCGACGCCTGCCCCAAGGTCATCAAGGAAATCCTCTTTCGCGTCGCCACCCGGGCTGAGGTGCTGGTCACCCTGGTGGCCAACCAGCCCCTGTTCGCACCGCCCTCGCCGTTCCTGCGCAGCCTCCAGGTGCCGCGTGGCTTCGACGTGGCCGACCAGGCCATCGTCGAGCGGGTGGCGGCCGGCGACCTGGTGATCACCGCCGACATTCCCCTGGCCGCCGAGGTCATCGCCAAGGGCGCCCGGGTGCTCACGCCCCGGGGCGAACCCTACGGGCCGGACACCATCCAGGCCGCCCTGACCCTGCGCAACTTCATGGACACCCTGCGCTCCTCCGGGGTGGAAACCGGCGGGCCGGCGGCCTTCAGCCTCAATGATCGGCGCGCCTTCGCCCAACAACTGGAGCGCTTCGTCGCCCGGGCCGGGCGCCGGGGGGATTAGCCCGCCATCCCCCGGCATTGCCGTGGCGACGCGCCTGGTGAGGCCTTCCTTATCGCGACCTGCGCCCCTGCCTGCATGAGGGGGCGGGCCTCAGTCGGCGTCGTAGTCCCACAGCCGGTGGGCGTCCAGCTCCAGCCGGTAGCGGGCTTCCAGGGCATCCAGCCGGGTCAGTTCGGCGGCCAGCCGGCCTTCGCCGGCCTGGCGGCGGGCGAGCAGCACTTCGGCCAGTCCGGCTTCGCCCAGGGCCAGGGCTCGGGCGCTCAGGTCGGCGGTGGCTTCCAGCTGGCGGGCCGCCTGGTCGGCCCGTTCCCAGGCGAGCTGGGCGGCGCTGGCGGTGGCGTGGCGACTGGCGATGTCGGCGTTGACCTGCTGGCGCAGGGCCTCTTCCCGGTAGGCGACCGCGTTGGCCCGGGCTGCCTGGCTGCGCGCCGCGGCGCGGCGGGCGTCGCCGGCGAAGGGAATCGACAGGGACACCCCCACCAGTTTTTCCTCCCCCCCCCGGTCGCTGCCGACATGGACGCCGACCACCGGGTCCGGGGTGCGTTCGGCTTCGGCCCGTTGCGCCGCCAGGCGGGCCTGGCGGGTTTCGGCGCCGGCCAGGGCCAGTTCGTGGCTCTTGCTGGCGATGCTGTCCTGCCAGGCGGCCAGGCTGCCGACCAGGGGCTCGGGGGACGGCAGACGCACGTCGTCGGGCTGGGCAATGGCCGGGAAGCGCACGCGCAGCTCCTGGCTGGTCGCCTGCAGACGGGCCTGGGCTTGGCGCCACTGGGCATCGGCCTGGGCGGCAGCGGCATCGGCCTGCATGGCTTCGAGGCGGGCCGCATCTCCCAGCGTGTGGCGGCGGGCGGTGCTGCCGGCCAGCTGGCTGAGCAGCTTGGCCTGGGCCTGGCTCTGGTCGGCAGCGACCCGGGCGCGCAGCCACTGGAACCAGGCGGCGAGCAGCTGCCGGGCGGTTTCGTGCTGGGCGTCCTCCACGGCGATGCGCGCGGTGGTCTCGCCCTGTTCGCCCAGGGCGGCGTCGGCCTCGGCCTTGGCCGGCAGGCGCACCGGCCGTTCCAGGGCGACGCTCCACTCGTTGAAGGGGCCCCGCGGGCCTTCATTGGGGGCATTGCGCAGGCGGCGCTGCTGGTCGCTGAGACGGGTGGTCCATTCGTAGGGGCCGGCGTTGAGCCGTTCCCGGTTGGC
This window harbors:
- a CDS encoding ABC transporter substrate-binding protein, with protein sequence MVAGIKARHGRLLGALAVSLLFATAAQAADPDKFKIGGVVSLSGTYGIFGEDMRKGVEIAIEQRGGKVLGKPIQVIWEDDETKPQPAVQKTTRLISEGVQMIFGAVSSASSIAIMNIAKQRKIPHLVTMSADDKITVPNGSRYTFRTSNTLGMEQRMALSFTKEQKLKRVYGVTADYQATRDSWEWYRREAEKAGVEIVGADFAPLGNRDYSSIVDKIARSNADGVALFMTGSDAVTMVKQAGQVDLGKTRKIFGPVIADETMAAGVGPASIGVYSGVRYHFSVDNPANRKFVEAFRKKYNELPSSAAGEAYDGMAWWLDVVEQTGSWDKEKWVAAFENSVRDNSVEGRKAMRACDHQAMQDGLWGVVEKGVAPAPAYTMKIAKVFPPNAVFDACQP
- a CDS encoding branched-chain amino acid ABC transporter permease, with the protein product MSTLIIGLSLGMLLFLLASGLTLIFGMLGVINFAHGALYMLGAYIAFDIGRHTGSFVAGLIGATVLVAVAGALIERLALRPLYNRPHFYQLILTFGVILVISELVKIVWGLGYQESTMPEALAGTVELFGSTIPVYRLFVIGFGALVSGGLFLLIEKSTFGMLVRAASSDGEMVRLLGLPVSSVRMAVFALGSGLAGLAGAIAAPLFPIELGMATNTIIDCFIVVILGGLGNIRGAVAASLLIGLVRAIGYSYMPSWVDILTFALLIATLLTRPQGLFFRATRSA
- a CDS encoding branched-chain amino acid ABC transporter permease, which encodes MNVSRFDLWLGLPLAAIALLLPFSGPSDFVLNLATLVMIWAIFAIGFDFVFGLLGMVSFGHASFLGLGGYALALATQLWVLPFSAGLGLAIVVGALCAWLFSFFALRVSGIFFALVTLALSQLLYILADSKLRAWTGGADGLPGVERPGLGGIDFFDSTHFYWYVVAVFALVMAAVAVLRRSPFGRVIAGIRQNETRAEQLGFDVHRYKQITFIVSGGISGLAGALLASLLMYVNPQMLHWTTSGDVIIMTLLGGAGTLWGPVVGVLAFEVLKEWLSGWTQYWYGVLGLVFILATLFFPKGIVGELQERFGQWQDKAARRDGRSS
- a CDS encoding ABC transporter ATP-binding protein, whose protein sequence is MNDIALKCDGVTVSYGALKAIDGVSHSFEKGRIYGLIGPNGAGKTTLLNVLAGRQMRHSGSIHCFGADITRTPPHERAHLGIGRSFQITKIFAEMTVLDNLRIAAQIKHSRFQPFWIAPRYERRLAGDIDAMLELTGLTARRDAIAGTLSYGLQRALELGITLMPDPRILLLDEPLAGVGQHEIESSTRLIKAVSAGRTVLLIEHNMDAIMSLSEEIVVMSNGRVIAVGAPEQIRNDATVRSVYLGEDAS
- a CDS encoding ABC transporter ATP-binding protein, giving the protein MIALEHASVKYGHALALEDISIEVGLHEIVAIVGRNGAGKSTTLKTLVGLLPLVAGRRVFGERDISRLSVEQIARLGIALVPDTRRIFPNLSVRENLRIGAVAHQPGYWTEARVLEIFPRLGERIDFGGDQLSGGEQQMLAIARALLGNPRILLLDEPTEGLAPLIVDQLVEVFAHVHRQGTGIVLVEQNLKVPMKLAHRQYVLDHGQVVWSGTSAELQQQRQLVENLITTGAAQ
- a CDS encoding thiolase family protein, coding for MSKQNLYIVGVGITHFAKHPDKTVKDLVREVVEGALQDAGCGRELIQAAYFATAGQGVIEGQHMVAGEVALKAMGITGIPVTNVENACASSSTALNAAQLYVAAGAGDICLAVGVDKLFSPDKEKSFSVFDGAFDVNNRDGQLALLHGLAPTIKPPAGTKEADQRSIFMDIYASLARLHMERFGTTQRQIAAVAAKNHVHSTRNPLAQFQYPLTIDEVLAARTIAWPLTLPMCAPIGDGAAAAIVCNEDGLRKLERSRAVRLMASVLRTATERPADQYERHLCHLAAFEAYERAGVGPEDMSLAEVHDATAFAEIQQTEALGFCPFGEGGPMAESGATSLGGRIPINVSGGLLSRGHPIGATGLAQVYEMVTQLRGEAGARQVDNARFAIAENGGGFNGVEEAVTCITILGR
- a CDS encoding AMP-binding protein, producing the protein MHLNQLFQRTVRLHGDRPALARGRGPSLTYRELNRRVGALAGWLRHDLGLQPGDRVTLAMKNCIQYAEAQLAIWHAGLCAVPVNAKLHPNELEYVLQNSGSAACLSSGDLYQGLLPVAERLPGLQLIDVEAADYAAALAREPIAPVAGDGGDIAWLFYTSGTTGRPKGVMLTHDNLLATSLNFYADVQPLNGDDVLVHVAPMSHGSGLYGVPYFIRGALQVVPESGGFDEAELFELLGHYRSASLFAAPTIVQRMIQHVDAHGSAFPGLRALIVGGAPFYVEDIKAAVACFGPRIAQIYGQGESPMSITALSAEQTAAAVASNDLAVLASVGASQTSVEVAVLGPDGQPAPVGTLGEVVARGPSVMKGYWNNPEATRQTLAGGWLHTGDVGVLDERGLLQLKDRSKDVIISGGTNIYPREVEEVLLQHAAVQEVSVIGVADREWGESIAAFVVCQDGVTVSEAELEALCLRSIARFKRPRWYFFVAELPKNSTGKVLKTELRKLATPTS
- a CDS encoding GntR family transcriptional regulator, giving the protein MTDADANPLFARQTASQTEKAYCALEEMVVTGELPPGSQWSEAALSEKVGFGRTPTREALHKLAYQRLVHIAPRQGVFISEIDYQGQLKIIQARREIERLIVAQAALCASAAERAALRQLASELEGLKTLNDMRVYMRLHFCLTSRLGEAARNTYAAEFYAMLQTLARRFLYFHQKRHSNLVQICDLHIAQINAIADGDAERAMAAATARNDYAEQLARNILMELIVTSAVTISPAER
- a CDS encoding SDR family NAD(P)-dependent oxidoreductase, producing the protein MTPPQPGRRALVTGSLQGIGLAIATALAAEQCHLVLHGLGDAEQQENARQTVLAAGALSVTVHGHDLSDATQVQALMAAVLADGPLDILVNNAGIQQTVPLAEVPLELWQRFLAVNLSAAFLTMQAALPRMAARGYGRVVNIASVHGLVASPHKAPYVASKFGLVGVSKVAALEYARAGSREQGGVTVNCICPGWTETTLLEPQILDRAAQVGGDREAGVRSLLAEKQPSQRMSLPAEIAQLAAWLCHPVAHNITGAAIPVEGGWTSQ
- a CDS encoding rhodanese-like domain-containing protein, with the protein product MFTPAHTLVQAAKKSIQECSPADIHARMSEPDTLLLDVREPDEYRQGHLPGAVNIPRGMLEFKISNDPALQDVTRPIIVYCKTSGRAALSVVALHAMGFENVVSLAGGFEGWQEDSRPVVKPSEISFE
- a CDS encoding putative zinc-binding protein, with translation MTRRPPADLPLVYSCSGCSSAAQLANHIAVRLDRQDEAEMSCIAGVGGDVPHLVRIARSGRPILALDGCPLQCVKHSLAQRGVVPTRQLLLHEYGIKKRMRTDFDLDDAHRLLDVAVAAARALRTTAPAESDAGAAAVDVPGSPATVEA
- a CDS encoding YaiI/YqxD family protein — its product is MAKVAIWVDADACPKVIKEILFRVATRAEVLVTLVANQPLFAPPSPFLRSLQVPRGFDVADQAIVERVAAGDLVITADIPLAAEVIAKGARVLTPRGEPYGPDTIQAALTLRNFMDTLRSSGVETGGPAAFSLNDRRAFAQQLERFVARAGRRGD